The region TCCTCCAAGAGATGAACAAGGAAGAGAAGAGCAACAgagaagatgaaaacaaagtctGAACTACTGGAAGTGGTACAGCGGCACCCAGTCGACGAACTTCGTTCCTCAGGCTTCCTTTGCATCTATGGATCTCCATCATCTTTCTACGCAGTCCAAATATGGGAACCATTTATTACAACAGAACGCACTTCTTGGGGTTCTTTTTCGTGACTGGATACAACACTGCCCTCACAGCGTCAGCAAACACCTCCCTGACGCCATCCTGCTGCAGAGCAGAACACTCCATGTATTTAACTGCCCCAATCTGCTTGGCCAGGGCGTTGCCTTGCTGCTGGGTGGTGGGGGCCAGGCCCTGCTCCTTCAGCTTCTTCACCGTTTCTGCATCGCCCCTCAGGTCCTTCTTGGTACCCACCAGCAGGATGGGCACATTGGGGCAGTGGTGAGAAACTTCAGGGTGCCACTTGTGCCTAACGTTGGCATGAGAGGAGGGGCTGCCGATGGAAAAGCAGATGATAAAAACGTTGGTCTGGGGATATGACAGAGTACGCAGACGATCATACTCCTCTTGGCCAGCTGTGTCCCACAAATTGAGGCTGACAGTGCGGCCGTCCACACTCATCTGAGCACTGTAGTTGTCAAACACTGTGGGGATATATTCTTCAGGGAAGGCATTGGTGGTATAAGAGATGAGCAGACAGGTTTTACCCACTGCCCCGTCACCCACCACCACACATTTTATGGTCTGCATCCTGCCTACGACCACCTGGGCTGCAGCACCtgacaacagagaaaagacaccTAAGTAACTTCCTAGTTACAGCTCTCCTAGCTTTGGGAGATCACCTAAGCGTTTCATTATCTGCGACAAACCCAGGGATTGCTCCACTTTAAGAGACAGTGGCAAAATTACCGGCTAGTGACTCAGTTTGTGCAGTAATGGAGTTGTTCACTCAGTTAGCAGACGAGCTAACCGCCGCCGACGTTAGCTAATCGACGTAAGTAACGGTGCTGATGTTAACGTTAGCGACAAACTCAGTAATCCATACATTAACACGGTCTGGAAAGTCTATCAAACTAGTCCCCCAAGTAAAGCACAAGTGCTAACTACAAATGAGAAGCCAATTTTCTACCATATCCTGCTTGGCACTATTACTTTTGATACTAGGCGTTCCCCCACTTAGTAGCATCAAGCTAAGGAACTAGCGCGTTAGGTGGCTAAAAGCCTAGCTAGTTAGCAAACAAGTTCAAACGTTTTTGTGAACCACTGATAAAAAAGGCTTCTTCGTGGCCCACTAACAATCAAAAGTTGATCAAAAATTTATACTGTATCCTAACGTATCTCTTAGAAGTAGCAATAAGCTTTAACCGTGAAATTTTAAGGACTTTGTGACTTACCGCCACTTGGCTTTCGATCTCTTTTTGCCTGGTATAGTCAATCACAGCCGCATCCGGGGAGCTGTCCATTACGTATAACCTGACGTACAGAAGCGATACAaactgggagttgtagttttattttaggTCTGCAGTTTGCCTGACACTAGATGGCGTCGGTATGCTCTTCTGCTTCGCTGCAATGTCTTCTTGACCActcctgtcacatttttgtcttACGATCTGGATTTGAAATAGTtttatgtgtgaaaataaaataagataaaactaaaaatgtcCCTGTAAATGTTAGGAAGGAGTATTGTTTACTCATGCATTAACATGGAAAGAGCACTCTACTCTTGTTGCTGCTGGAAGTGGAAGTTATATTAGCCAGTTTATGGACTGTTGGGAAGCTGTAAATGCttaatttttgaaaataaaaatgctttcttTATTCCTTTCAAATAATGTAAAGGGAAAGTTACAATATGTAGTATTAACAGAGTTAGAGCAGAAAAAGTAAATACAGTGCATATACGTGTGATTTTGTTTAATTGGAATGCTTGAGTAAATCACAAGTATCACCATTGCCTCATCATATGGATAAAATGCCATTCACAGATTCTATGCCCTAAATCAGTCATATTAAAGTGATTTATTCCCCTTTGACTGGcagcatttccattttctctttatttgctGCAAAGATATCAGCCATCTTTATTTTCCAAGAGTACGACCCCTCTAGCACAATAGTGACCACTTGCCAATGCATTTATCAATGCCTATATTGTCACTGAACCTTGCCTACTTCTAATCCAACACTTTAAATTCAGTCACTGTCACTGCAAATGAGGGAGGCGTGTCCTGGGTTTTACTAGACCAGTAGCATTTTTATGTAGCCTGAATGCATGCCCAGCCGACTATAGAAgccatatcttttttttttttttttttaacttgttaCAATCCTGTCATTAAATGCAGtcactgtttctttttaacCACATCCACTCATGCTCAGCCAATGTATCTTTTATTCGCCTTCTGACATGGCATTATCCTCATTGAGCCAGGGCTTTCAGATCaatcctgaaaataaaaaggactcTTTGGACTGCTCAGTCCTACACCCTTGAAGAACTATTGATGATGTCACCTCTACACACTGAGCCAGGTTAAGAGTGCAGCTCTGGCCGACAACCGGACactcaacaacacaaagacgCGCCAGTTAATTGCCTTTCCCAAGAGGTTCTGGCGTCACCGTGGCCTATTAAGAGAGCATTCCCACTGGGACCCTACACCCACAGTCACCCTCCATCCCAACCCCTGCACCCCACTATTTTTCCTGGAGATTCCCTGGGACCCCTGCAGcatttccatgacaacagcCACCAACAAGATTGGGGGTGACTTTGTCAAGAGATGCAGCAAGTGGGACTTcagatgaaagaggagaaagaaaaattgGGGTGAAAGTTagatagaagaaaacaagacataTGTGCAGCAGCTGATAAAGAAGTAGGGACCTTCAAAGTCACAGCGCTTTCATGAGTACTAACCTGAAGAACAGATTTGAGAGTAAATCAGAAACAGACTGGAATTTTTTAATTGAACTGGTGAGGGTCTTTCAGCCAACAGGCAACAGCCCCTCTATTCAGATCACTggctttattctgtttttcttatttacaaATCCACATAAACAGTCAATAACAAC is a window of Echeneis naucrates chromosome 10, fEcheNa1.1, whole genome shotgun sequence DNA encoding:
- the rhogd gene encoding ras homolog gene family, member Gd, which gives rise to MQTIKCVVVGDGAVGKTCLLISYTTNAFPEEYIPTVFDNYSAQMSVDGRTVSLNLWDTAGQEEYDRLRTLSYPQTNVFIICFSIGSPSSHANVRHKWHPEVSHHCPNVPILLVGTKKDLRGDAETVKKLKEQGLAPTTQQQGNALAKQIGAVKYMECSALQQDGVREVFADAVRAVLYPVTKKNPKKCVLL